The following coding sequences are from one Pusillimonas sp. DMV24BSW_D window:
- a CDS encoding substrate binding domain-containing protein — protein sequence MSRIEESEAEIVTQSDVAIGLLKVSIPVSFGIKHLTPLWGEFIAAHPNVTLDIQLTDRVTDIVEEGFDLAVRIARLPDSSLVSRKLTSTPLILCASPAYVAKHGEPQQPADLTQHQTLSYSLFTTGDQWSFTGPDGPAVVKVQPRLWSNNGDTCVAAAIAGNGIVLQPSFLVAEALDKGELVPLLTEYQCPTLDIYAVYPTRRFLLPKVRALIDFLSNKLKNQPWIKPTLGYETNNVD from the coding sequence TTGTCTCGGATTGAAGAGTCGGAAGCAGAAATTGTCACGCAAAGCGATGTCGCTATTGGACTATTAAAAGTCAGTATTCCGGTAAGTTTTGGAATAAAACACTTGACTCCTTTATGGGGTGAGTTCATAGCCGCCCATCCTAACGTCACGCTGGACATCCAGCTCACTGATCGCGTTACCGACATTGTGGAAGAGGGATTCGATTTGGCTGTGCGAATCGCGCGTTTACCCGACTCCTCACTTGTCTCGCGCAAATTGACCAGCACACCATTAATTTTGTGTGCATCGCCCGCCTATGTTGCCAAACATGGTGAACCACAGCAGCCTGCTGATCTCACCCAGCATCAGACCTTAAGCTACAGCCTGTTTACAACCGGAGACCAATGGTCATTTACCGGCCCGGATGGCCCCGCCGTGGTGAAAGTACAGCCTCGTCTCTGGTCGAACAACGGGGACACCTGCGTTGCTGCCGCAATCGCGGGAAACGGCATTGTTCTGCAACCTTCTTTTTTAGTGGCAGAAGCTTTGGACAAAGGGGAACTGGTTCCCCTATTAACTGAATATCAGTGCCCGACACTTGATATATATGCGGTTTACCCCACACGTCGTTTCTTGCTTCCAAAAGTGCGTGCACTGATAGATTTTTTATCGAACAAACTTAAAAATCAACCATGGATAAAGCCAACGCTGGGGTACGAAACCAACAATGTTGATTAA
- a CDS encoding helix-turn-helix domain-containing protein: MDKFQEMRVFVHVTEAGSFVAAANQLGFSKAAVSRYVSEMEHRLGVRLIHRTTDDFH, encoded by the coding sequence ATGGACAAGTTCCAGGAAATGCGTGTTTTTGTTCACGTAACCGAAGCGGGAAGTTTTGTGGCTGCGGCAAACCAACTTGGTTTCTCAAAAGCCGCCGTATCGCGCTACGTCTCCGAGATGGAACATCGCTTGGGCGTCAGACTTATTCATCGCACAACCGACGACTTTCATTAA
- a CDS encoding DoxX family protein: protein MSVTSDIQNTFSRRILQTEQRWAPLVLRVVAGVIFFAHGAQKLFGWFGGYGLTGTGQFMDSLGLSPGYAMALLAGSAEFFGGLALIIGLLVRPVSVILAVTMVVAILSVHIGNGLFMSNNGYEFALALLAMTVSLLLSGAGKLGLDGVLSRSR, encoded by the coding sequence ATGTCAGTTACTTCAGATATTCAAAACACGTTTAGCCGACGGATTTTACAAACCGAGCAGCGTTGGGCGCCGCTTGTGTTGCGCGTGGTGGCCGGCGTAATTTTTTTCGCACATGGCGCGCAAAAGCTGTTTGGTTGGTTCGGTGGGTACGGCCTAACAGGCACCGGGCAATTTATGGATTCTTTAGGTTTGTCGCCAGGTTACGCAATGGCGTTGCTTGCGGGAAGTGCTGAGTTCTTTGGCGGGTTGGCGCTGATAATTGGACTGCTGGTAAGGCCGGTATCGGTGATTTTGGCAGTAACAATGGTGGTCGCTATTTTGAGCGTTCACATTGGAAACGGTTTGTTTATGTCGAACAATGGTTATGAGTTTGCTTTAGCTTTGTTGGCAATGACCGTCTCGTTATTGCTCTCGGGGGCGGGCAAGCTGGGTCTAGATGGTGTTTTATCTCGATCAAGATAA
- a CDS encoding nuclear transport factor 2 family protein yields the protein MSNSLQEELLIRQTVERWAVWRDAGDWERFASVWHPDGVMMATWFQGHHKDFIRVTQEGWKKGVSILHFLGGSAVDINGDRAISQTKMTISQRGDVEGVLCDVVCTGRFYDFMVKHEGEWKVLHRQPIYEKDRIDPLDPAAVLKLDQDALAKMPAGYRHLAYIQTRIGYNVKMDMPMLTGPEVDDLYRRGRNWLAGGDGEFPKF from the coding sequence ATGAGCAATAGCTTGCAGGAAGAGCTTCTTATTCGTCAAACCGTTGAACGTTGGGCCGTATGGCGCGATGCCGGCGACTGGGAACGCTTCGCCTCCGTCTGGCACCCCGACGGCGTTATGATGGCCACCTGGTTCCAGGGTCACCACAAAGACTTCATTCGCGTCACCCAGGAAGGCTGGAAAAAAGGCGTGAGTATTTTGCACTTTTTGGGTGGCTCGGCCGTCGACATCAACGGCGACCGCGCAATTTCGCAAACGAAAATGACGATTTCCCAGCGCGGTGATGTAGAAGGTGTATTGTGCGATGTGGTATGTACGGGCCGCTTCTACGACTTCATGGTGAAACATGAAGGGGAATGGAAGGTATTACACCGTCAGCCCATATACGAAAAAGATCGCATCGACCCGCTGGACCCTGCTGCTGTGTTAAAGCTCGACCAAGACGCTCTGGCGAAAATGCCTGCCGGTTATCGCCATTTGGCTTATATCCAAACGCGCATTGGCTACAACGTGAAAATGGACATGCCTATGCTAACGGGGCCGGAGGTTGACGACCTGTATCGCCGAGGCCGTAACTGGCTGGCCGGCGGCGACGGCGAATTTCCCAAGTTCTAA
- a CDS encoding ClpXP protease specificity-enhancing factor → MPETSTKPYLIRALHEWCTDNGYTPQIVVSVDANTVVPKAHIHDGQITLNIGTLATNALVLGNEYIEFQARFSGVTEHIFVPVSAVAAIYSRETGAGMGFEVEPSAPYPGSVEETVDNTGETKATPVTDHKDDGPDDDPKRPRLTIVK, encoded by the coding sequence ATGCCTGAAACGTCGACCAAACCCTATTTAATCCGCGCACTACACGAATGGTGCACCGACAACGGTTATACGCCACAAATTGTCGTCTCAGTCGACGCCAATACAGTTGTGCCCAAAGCGCATATTCACGACGGTCAAATTACCTTGAACATCGGTACATTGGCCACCAATGCGTTGGTCTTGGGTAACGAATATATTGAATTTCAGGCACGCTTCAGCGGGGTAACGGAACATATTTTTGTTCCGGTTTCTGCAGTTGCCGCCATTTATTCACGGGAAACCGGGGCCGGCATGGGGTTCGAAGTGGAACCTTCGGCCCCTTACCCCGGCAGCGTCGAGGAAACTGTTGACAACACAGGTGAAACAAAAGCAACACCTGTCACTGATCACAAAGACGACGGTCCGGATGACGATCCTAAGCGGCCACGTTTAACCATCGTCAAGTAA
- a CDS encoding glutathione S-transferase N-terminal domain-containing protein produces the protein MMVLYSGTTCPFSQRCRFVLFEKGMDFEIRDIDLYNKPEDISVMNPYGQVPILVERDLVLYESNIINEYIDERFPHPQLMPADPVMRARTRLFLFNFEKELFIHVSTLENRAPADEKVLENARQNIRERLSQLAPLLIKNKFMLGEEFSMLDVAIAPLLWRLDHYGIELPKNAAPIQKYAERIFSRPAYIEALTPSEKVMRR, from the coding sequence ATGATGGTGCTTTACTCCGGAACGACTTGCCCTTTTTCACAACGCTGCCGCTTCGTGCTGTTCGAAAAAGGCATGGACTTCGAAATCCGTGACATCGATCTCTACAACAAACCCGAAGATATTTCGGTCATGAATCCCTACGGCCAGGTGCCTATTCTGGTCGAACGCGATTTGGTGCTTTACGAATCCAACATCATTAACGAATACATCGACGAACGCTTTCCGCACCCCCAGCTCATGCCGGCCGACCCGGTCATGCGCGCACGTACTCGTTTGTTCTTGTTCAATTTCGAAAAAGAATTGTTCATCCATGTTTCAACGCTGGAAAACCGTGCTCCCGCCGACGAAAAAGTCCTGGAGAATGCACGTCAGAATATTCGCGAGCGGCTTTCGCAATTGGCGCCGTTGCTCATCAAGAACAAGTTCATGCTGGGCGAAGAGTTTTCGATGCTCGACGTCGCCATTGCCCCTTTGTTATGGCGCCTCGATCATTACGGTATAGAATTACCCAAGAACGCCGCCCCCATCCAGAAATATGCTGAACGCATCTTTTCGCGACCTGCGTACATAGAAGCACTGACCCCGTCGGAAAAGGTTATGCGCCGTTAA
- a CDS encoding cytochrome c1 codes for MIKKLLGALALTLTCSVAVAAGSSYELDHAPDRINNMASLQNGAKLFVNYCLNCHSASSMRYNRLNDIGLTDDEIKKNLLFTSDKVGDLMNVAMRKSDGTAWFGAYPPDLSVIARAKSTNLGPSGVDYVYTFLRTFYRDTSKLSGWNNAVFPSVAMPNVLWERQGPIEYIKTEIHQVTEDGKTSWEHKTTRYDAQGFSETESKPVENYLGGEVVDHIFEAPSAAQQAQYDNDVADLANFLGWMAEPDQLLRKKIGVWVLLFLGLFLVVAWRLNAAYWKHVK; via the coding sequence ATGATTAAAAAGCTGCTTGGTGCCTTGGCTCTTACTCTTACCTGTTCCGTCGCGGTTGCTGCCGGAAGCTCGTATGAGCTCGACCATGCACCTGATCGAATCAACAACATGGCCTCGTTACAAAATGGGGCCAAGCTCTTCGTCAACTATTGTTTGAACTGCCACAGCGCAAGCTCCATGCGGTACAACCGATTGAACGACATCGGGCTCACCGACGACGAAATCAAGAAGAACCTGCTGTTTACCAGCGACAAGGTGGGCGACCTTATGAACGTCGCCATGCGTAAATCCGATGGTACGGCCTGGTTCGGCGCCTATCCGCCCGACCTGTCCGTTATTGCCCGCGCAAAATCCACCAACCTGGGGCCATCAGGTGTTGACTACGTGTACACCTTCCTGCGCACGTTCTACCGCGACACCTCAAAACTATCCGGCTGGAACAACGCCGTATTTCCAAGTGTGGCAATGCCTAATGTATTATGGGAACGTCAAGGTCCCATCGAATACATCAAAACCGAGATCCACCAGGTGACGGAAGACGGCAAGACAAGCTGGGAACACAAAACAACCCGTTACGACGCACAAGGTTTCTCTGAAACCGAATCGAAACCGGTTGAGAACTACTTGGGCGGAGAAGTGGTTGATCACATCTTTGAAGCACCCAGTGCCGCACAACAGGCTCAATACGACAACGACGTCGCCGACCTGGCTAACTTCCTGGGCTGGATGGCCGAACCCGACCAGCTTTTACGCAAGAAAATTGGGGTCTGGGTCCTCCTGTTCCTCGGTCTGTTCCTGGTCGTGGCCTGGCGTTTGAACGCCGCCTACTGGAAGCATGTGAAGTAA
- a CDS encoding cytochrome b, which yields MAGDKTVETTGLLGWIDKRFPLTKLFKEHMSEYYAPKNFNFWYFFGSLALLVLVIQIVTGIFLVMNYKPDAALAFNSVEFIMREVPYGWLIRYMHSTGASMFFVVVYLHMLRGLFYGSYRKPRELVWIFGVAIFLCLMAEAFMGYLLPWGQMSYWGAQVIVNLFSAIPFIGPELAIWIRGDYVVSDATLNRFFAFHVIAVPLVLIGLVVAHIIALHEVGSNNPDGVEIKEGPKDSKGRPLDGIPFHPYYSVHDIMGVAGFLIVFAFIVFFAPEMGGYFLEYNNFIPADPLKTPAHIAPVWYFTPFYSMLRAITDDFTWVLAGASVLGAIALFLKGNLRGIWRIAVPVILLVVAVLLRTIDAKFWGVVAMGGAVVILFFLPWLDHSPVRSIRYRPTWHKYLYGIFIVNFLVLGYLGTQAPSPVFNIMSQIGTLIYLGFFLLMPVWSRLGTFKPVPDRITFNAH from the coding sequence ATGGCTGGTGACAAAACCGTCGAAACGACAGGGCTTTTAGGATGGATCGATAAGCGTTTCCCGCTTACGAAACTCTTCAAAGAGCACATGTCGGAATACTATGCGCCCAAGAACTTCAATTTCTGGTATTTCTTTGGGTCCCTTGCGCTGCTCGTGCTGGTTATCCAGATTGTGACCGGCATTTTCCTGGTCATGAATTACAAACCCGATGCCGCGCTGGCTTTCAACTCGGTTGAATTCATCATGCGTGAAGTGCCCTACGGCTGGCTCATCCGCTACATGCACTCCACCGGTGCCTCCATGTTCTTTGTGGTGGTTTATCTGCACATGCTGCGCGGCCTTTTCTACGGCTCTTATCGCAAGCCCCGGGAACTGGTCTGGATCTTCGGCGTCGCCATTTTCCTGTGCCTCATGGCTGAAGCCTTCATGGGCTACCTGTTGCCCTGGGGTCAAATGTCTTACTGGGGCGCTCAGGTTATCGTGAATCTGTTCTCGGCCATTCCCTTTATCGGGCCTGAACTGGCTATCTGGATCCGCGGCGACTACGTGGTTTCCGACGCCACCCTGAACCGCTTCTTCGCTTTCCACGTTATTGCAGTCCCTCTGGTACTGATCGGCCTGGTCGTTGCACACATCATCGCGTTGCATGAAGTGGGCTCGAACAACCCAGACGGCGTCGAAATCAAGGAAGGGCCTAAAGACAGCAAAGGTCGTCCGCTCGACGGTATCCCGTTCCACCCGTACTACTCCGTCCATGACATTATGGGCGTTGCCGGGTTCCTCATTGTGTTCGCCTTTATCGTATTTTTCGCCCCCGAAATGGGCGGGTATTTCCTGGAATACAACAACTTCATTCCAGCCGACCCCCTGAAAACGCCGGCGCACATTGCACCAGTTTGGTATTTCACGCCTTTCTATTCCATGCTGCGTGCCATTACCGATGACTTCACCTGGGTTTTGGCCGGCGCATCGGTCTTGGGTGCCATCGCCTTGTTCCTGAAAGGCAACCTGCGCGGCATCTGGCGTATTGCAGTCCCAGTTATTCTGCTTGTGGTTGCGGTTTTACTTCGCACCATCGACGCAAAATTCTGGGGTGTCGTCGCCATGGGTGGCGCAGTGGTGATTCTGTTCTTCCTGCCTTGGCTGGACCACTCGCCGGTGCGCTCAATCCGCTATCGCCCCACATGGCATAAATACTTGTACGGTATTTTCATCGTCAACTTTCTGGTGTTGGGTTATCTGGGCACGCAAGCCCCCAGTCCGGTTTTCAATATCATGAGCCAGATCGGCACACTGATTTACCTGGGCTTTTTCCTGCTGATGCCTGTGTGGAGCCGTCTTGGCACGTTCAAGCCCGTGCCGGATCGCATTACGTTTAACGCTCACTAA
- the petA gene encoding ubiquinol-cytochrome c reductase iron-sulfur subunit yields the protein MSQDKSQHDGAETVDLSNLPPDPSRRLWVTTACAAGGIAGVATAVPFVGSFAPSEKARAAGAPVEVDVSSIKPGEMRTVEWRGKPVWILHRTEQQVEELKNNDSQLADPNSERPGFTPPYAQNEYRSRKPELFVAVGICTHLGCSPTPELAAEPGPGLPADWEGGFFCPCHGSTFDLAGRVYKNKPAPDNLEVPPYQFSADGSSVIIGVDDDNKA from the coding sequence ATGAGTCAGGATAAGTCACAGCACGACGGGGCTGAAACGGTTGATTTAAGCAACCTTCCGCCTGATCCGTCGCGCCGTCTTTGGGTGACCACCGCCTGTGCCGCAGGGGGTATTGCCGGTGTCGCCACTGCTGTACCTTTTGTGGGCAGCTTCGCACCCTCGGAAAAAGCCCGTGCGGCAGGCGCGCCCGTTGAGGTCGACGTCTCGTCCATTAAACCGGGCGAAATGCGCACCGTTGAATGGCGCGGCAAGCCCGTCTGGATTCTTCACCGCACTGAACAGCAGGTCGAAGAACTTAAAAACAACGACAGTCAACTGGCCGACCCCAACTCGGAACGCCCCGGCTTCACACCGCCGTACGCGCAAAACGAGTACCGCTCGCGCAAGCCTGAGCTTTTCGTTGCCGTTGGCATCTGCACGCATTTGGGCTGTTCACCTACGCCTGAATTGGCTGCGGAACCGGGTCCAGGGCTGCCTGCAGACTGGGAAGGCGGTTTCTTCTGCCCCTGCCATGGTTCCACATTCGACCTGGCCGGCCGTGTTTACAAGAACAAACCGGCGCCCGATAACCTGGAAGTGCCGCCGTACCAATTTTCGGCCGACGGCAGCAGTGTCATCATCGGTGTCGATGACGACAACAAGGCTTAA
- the mscL gene encoding large conductance mechanosensitive channel protein MscL, giving the protein MSNGKGFIAEFKAFAVRGNMIDLAVGVIIGAAFGKIIDSLVKDVIMPVISLILGGKVDFANMFWVLSEPQGYAGPRTYDALAEAGANLLAWGNFITILINFVLLALVVFMLVKMTNKARAAMNKPEEKAPAAPAPPPEDVALLREIRDLLKK; this is encoded by the coding sequence ATGAGTAATGGGAAAGGGTTTATTGCCGAGTTCAAGGCATTTGCGGTGCGGGGAAACATGATTGACTTGGCCGTTGGGGTCATCATTGGCGCCGCATTCGGGAAGATTATCGATTCGCTGGTCAAAGACGTCATCATGCCGGTCATTAGTCTGATCCTGGGCGGCAAAGTTGATTTTGCGAACATGTTCTGGGTGTTGAGCGAGCCGCAAGGGTATGCCGGGCCAAGAACTTACGACGCGCTGGCGGAAGCAGGGGCGAACTTACTGGCCTGGGGTAACTTCATTACCATTCTGATCAACTTCGTGTTGTTGGCGTTGGTTGTGTTTATGTTGGTCAAAATGACCAACAAGGCACGCGCTGCAATGAACAAGCCGGAGGAAAAGGCCCCGGCGGCACCGGCTCCTCCTCCGGAAGACGTGGCGTTATTGCGTGAAATTCGTGACTTACTGAAGAAATAA
- a CDS encoding Nif3-like dinuclear metal center hexameric protein has protein sequence MKTINTQDLAQWLEATLQVQRFKDYCPNGLQVEGKRQISHIITGVTASEALLQEAIRRKADAVIVHHGWFWKNENPVIKGAKKQRLALALAHDLNIFGFHLPLDAHPEYGNNAQLGLQLGLEPLRDTEGAPLTCGPENLVWLGQCPKGRTLRMLADDTEKVLSRKPLVIGNPSHKPNRIAWCTGGAQNFVDAAIEHGADLFITGEASEPNFHIANETGVSFMAAGHHATERYGVRALGEAIQKKWGVRVEFVDLDNPI, from the coding sequence ATGAAAACAATCAACACTCAAGACCTGGCTCAATGGCTCGAAGCCACCTTACAGGTCCAACGATTTAAAGATTATTGCCCTAACGGCCTCCAAGTGGAAGGCAAAAGGCAAATCAGCCACATTATTACCGGTGTCACTGCCTCCGAGGCACTGCTTCAGGAAGCCATCCGACGAAAGGCGGATGCCGTCATTGTTCATCACGGCTGGTTCTGGAAAAATGAAAACCCCGTGATTAAAGGCGCAAAAAAACAGCGTCTGGCACTCGCGTTGGCACACGATCTGAACATTTTCGGGTTTCACCTGCCGCTGGACGCCCACCCGGAGTACGGCAACAATGCACAACTGGGGCTTCAACTTGGGCTGGAACCGTTGCGCGACACAGAAGGCGCCCCCCTTACATGCGGCCCGGAAAACCTGGTTTGGCTGGGTCAATGCCCCAAAGGCCGAACCCTGAGGATGCTGGCCGACGACACAGAAAAAGTCTTGAGCCGAAAACCTCTGGTGATTGGCAACCCCAGCCATAAACCCAACCGCATAGCCTGGTGCACGGGTGGTGCACAAAACTTCGTTGACGCGGCAATTGAGCACGGTGCCGATCTATTCATTACAGGCGAGGCGTCTGAACCCAACTTCCATATTGCCAACGAAACCGGCGTTTCATTTATGGCCGCCGGCCACCATGCAACCGAAAGATACGGCGTTCGCGCCTTGGGCGAGGCTATTCAGAAAAAATGGGGCGTCCGGGTAGAGTTCGTTGACCTGGACAACCCCATTTAA